One Solanum pennellii chromosome 9, SPENNV200 DNA segment encodes these proteins:
- the LOC107030746 gene encoding uncharacterized protein LOC107030746 produces MNLRKPLPSSYAAPPPSPIPTGKGSRSAVNSMFGEYIDQSINIPHLTLPQTAHHHRWMPDEINYQSILQRENDAMIRLLSSAAEFGVVRIIGHGISSEDIRTLLIENELLFRLSEKYANYDKFLWDWSDDAMVQKAKFALGDANFLIFREKLEEVLKKLKGIAKEVDEIIRLSDNEQCWKKIDSEEVKMYIYRCTRNQSSNVDQTWLPPHNATLEDSLKYALHLFLPLEPIEFSMHSKRGRLPFNTTPDTIIVTIGDQLEEWSDEKFRSADGEVALKPNLHIDQTLLSLELKWSFTNLNKNEKIITLSDQVLILVILILVYKLFNYIIN; encoded by the exons atgaatttgagAAAACCTTTGCCCTCCTCTTATGCAGCACCACCACCATCTCCGATCCCCACGGGGAAAGGATCGCGTTCGGCTGTCAATTCAATGTTTGGAGAGTACATTGATCAATCCATAAACATTCCTCATTTGACTCTCCCCCAAACTGCTCATCATCATCGTTGGATGCCTGATGAAATCAATTATCAATCGATTTTGCAAAGGGAAAATGACGCGATGATTAGGTTATTGAGTTCTGCTGCTGAATTCGGAGTGGTTCGGATTATTGGTCATGGGATATCTAGTGAGGACATAAGAACATTGTTGATTGAGAATGAATTATTGTTTCGATTAAGTGAAAAGTATGCTAATTATGATAAGTTCCTTTGGGATTGGTCTGATGATGCAATGGTGCAAAAGGCCAAATTTGCTTTAGGGGATgcaaattttctaattttcag GGAAAAGTTGGAAGAGGTATTGAAGAAACTAAAAGGAATAGCAAAAGAAGTGGATGAAATAATAAGATTGAGTGACAATGAACAATGTTGGAAAAAAATAGATTCAGAAGAAGTGAAAATGTACATATACAGATGCACTAGAAATCAATCAAGCAATGTGGATCAAACATGGCTTCCACCCCACAATGCAACACTTGAAGATTCACTTAAATATGCATTGCATCTATTTCTTCCATTGGAACCAATTGAATTCTCTATGCATTCAAAACGTGGTCGTTTGCCCTTTAACACCACCCCAGACACAATCATTGTTACTATTGGAGATCAACTTGAG GAATGGAGTGATGAAAAATTCAGGTCTGCAGATGGAGAAGTAGCCTTGAAGCCAAATCTTCACATAGATCAAACATTATTATCATTGGAGCTCAAGTGGTCATTTACTAATctcaataaaaatgaaaagataattaCCCTATCTGATCAGGTTCTAATTCTAGTTATATTAATATTAGTATACAAattgtttaattatataattaattaa
- the LOC107031259 gene encoding probable serine/threonine-protein kinase WNK5, with amino-acid sequence MHKVGMNEMLDVNGTNLELEYVEVDSSKRYGRYKEILGKGATKIVYRAFDELLGMEVAWNQVKLNDMFRSPEELQRLYSEVHLLKELDHEAIMKFHASWINVEGRTFNFITEMFTSGTLREYRHKYKRLNIHAIKNWGCQILNGLSYLHCHDPPVIHRDLKCDNIFVNGHLGQVKIGDLGLATILCGSHHAHSVIGTPEFMAPELYEEDYDELVDVYSFGMCVLEMLTSEYPYSECSNPAQIYKKVTSGKLPKAFYKINDPEAQRFVGRCLSPVSERPSASELLRDPFLAVDEHEDLPPAINLSCQKYMPNEKQNEIIPFQPDDSVLDGTNMTITGTMNPEDYTIFLKLQIFQKNGQARNIFFPFDISSDTAMEVAAEMVKELDITDWDPLQIADMIDTEISDLIPEWKNSRSLQNHEQQHSFNYVENDDNDENTPHPFYYNSSHSSSQLSLPGLLPSYKSTFHQGKLDHDWLQDELKLYDDSSSQCSMNSYESYNNVNFHENDADCMSSKKAESQCTQQTSKCSTRFCPETSTLSKNQNTMQMNNQRPKLTKVRSLVDIRSQLLHRSLVEEINKRRLFKTVGAVENIGYHEPGIGNGHGLGW; translated from the exons ATGCATAAAGTTGGGATGAATGAAATGCTTGATGTTAATGGAACAAATTTGGAGTTGGAGTATGTGGAAGTGGATTCATCTAAACGCTATGGACGT TACAAAGAGATCCTTGGGAAAGGAGCAACAAAGATAGTATACAGAGCATTTGATGAGTTACTAGGAATGGAAGTAGCTTGGAACCAAGTGAAACTCAATGACATGTTTAGGTCACCTGAAGAATTACAAAGGCTCTACTCAGAAGTCCATCTCCTCAAAGAACTTGATCATGAAGCCATCATGAAATTCCATGCATCTTGGATCAATGTTGAAGGCAGAACCTTCAACTTCATTACTGAAATGTTTACCTCTGGCACCCTTAGAGA GTATAGACACAAATACAAGCGATTAAACATACACGCAATTAAGAATTGGGGATGTCAAATCCTTAATGGTCTTTCTTATTTGCATTGTCATGATCCTCCAGTTATACATCGAGATCTCAAGTGCGACAACATCTTTGTAAATGGACATCTTGGCCAAGTCAAAATTGGTGATTTAGGATTAGCAACCATACTTTGTGGATCACACCATGCTCATAGTGTCATAG GTACTCCTGAGTTTATGGCACCAGAACTATATGAAGAGGATTATGATGAACTCGTTGACGTATACTCTTTTGGCATGTGTGTGTTAGAAATGCTCACTTCCGAGTATCCGTATAGTGAATGTTCAAATCCAGCTCAAATATACAAGAAAGTCACCTCA GGAAAGCTACCAAAAGCGTTTTACAAGATAAATGATCCAGAAGCCCAAAGATTTGTTGGAAGATGTTTGAGTCCTGTTTCTGAAAGGCCATCTGCTTCTGAGCTATTAAGGGATCCATTCCTTGCTGTTGATGAACATGAAGATTTACCTCCAGCCATAAATTTGTCATGTCAAAAGTATATGCCAAACGAAAAACAGAATGAAATTATACCTTTTCAGCCTGATGATTCAGTACTAGATGGTACAAACATGACAATCACCGGAACAATGAATCCTGAAGATTATACCATCTTTCTCAAActacaaatatttcaaaagaatg GGCAAGCGAGGAACATATTTTTCCCTTTCGACATTTCTAGTGACACAGCAATGGAAGTGGCTGCAGAAATGGTGAAGGAGTTGGACATAACAGATTGGGATCCTCTTCAAATTGCTGATATGATTGACACTGAGATTTCTGATCTGATTCCAGAATGGAAGAACTCGCGCTCTCTTCAGAATCATGAACAACAACATAGTTTCAACTACGTAGAAAACGATGATAATGATGAAAACACTCCCCATCCTTTCTATTACAATTCCTCCCACTCTTCTTCCCAACTTTCTCTACCTGGTCTCCTCCCTTCATATAAGTCCACATTCCATCAAGGGAAATTAGACCATGATTGGCTTCAAG ATGAGTTGAAATTGTATGATGATTCAAGTTCTCAATGCTCGATGAACTCATACGAGTCCTACAACAACGTAAACTTTCATGAAAATGATGCTGATTGTATGAGTTCCAAGAAAGCAGAATCTCAGTGTACTCAGCAGACAAGCAAATGTAGTACAAGGTTTTGTCCTGAAACAAGCACGTTGTCGAAGAATCAGAACACAATGCAAATGAATAATCAACGCCCAAAATTGACTAAGGTACGGTCACTTGTTGATATACGTAGTCAATTGCTGCATCGTTCTCTTGTAGAAGAGATAAACAAGAGGAGATTGTTCAAGACCGTTGGTGCTGTTGAGAATATTGGCTATCATGAACCTGGGATCGGAAATGGCCATGGCTTAGGTTGGTGA